One segment of Streptomyces sp. NBC_00576 DNA contains the following:
- a CDS encoding helix-turn-helix domain-containing protein: MAERDDPEVIGRRVQRLRIEQGLTQRQLAEPAYTPAYISTVEAGRVRASDEALRHIAEQLGVAYEELVTGRPAHLATNIRLRLTDAQRTLATGETEAAAKQYGELREEAARLGLVGEEATALLGLGECGVETGDLTAAQEHFELAERCLADEPLTGRVPALRGRAVAHYLAGELRYSVYLLESTIDELNRTGLHDPDALLPLYASSIAPYMDMGAHARAAQAAELALALAPQVRDPALVARMHRQVARTMLAEGRYAEADASLAKAAELYRQLQIRTELANCHWMRGYLYAQQNELALAEAELREAQTMLSAKRAALYSSQVTVELADVLHRRGKSDEAAALLHDVLGDLSSERGAVHSAAAHRLLGIIAEDARDTDRAEEHYVRALSVLERAGAAGDLADLCRLLGDLLRRTGRVEAALDAYRTGLGHRTAPGTTTLGPAPAQPPL, from the coding sequence ATGGCGGAGCGGGACGACCCGGAAGTCATCGGGCGCAGGGTGCAGCGGCTGCGTATCGAGCAGGGGCTGACACAGCGGCAGTTGGCGGAGCCCGCCTACACCCCCGCCTACATCTCCACCGTGGAGGCGGGACGCGTACGCGCCTCCGACGAGGCGCTGCGGCACATCGCCGAGCAACTCGGGGTGGCGTACGAGGAGTTGGTGACCGGGCGGCCGGCCCACCTGGCCACGAACATCCGACTGCGCCTCACCGACGCCCAACGCACCCTCGCCACCGGCGAGACCGAGGCGGCCGCCAAGCAGTACGGGGAGTTGCGGGAGGAGGCCGCGCGGCTGGGGCTGGTCGGGGAAGAGGCGACCGCGCTGCTCGGGCTCGGGGAGTGCGGGGTGGAGACCGGGGATCTCACGGCCGCCCAGGAGCACTTCGAACTCGCCGAACGGTGTCTCGCCGACGAGCCGCTGACCGGGCGGGTGCCCGCCCTGCGCGGACGGGCCGTCGCGCACTATCTCGCCGGTGAACTCCGTTACTCCGTATACCTTCTCGAGTCCACGATCGACGAGCTGAACCGCACCGGGCTGCACGACCCGGACGCACTCCTCCCCCTCTACGCCAGTTCCATCGCCCCCTACATGGACATGGGCGCCCACGCGCGCGCGGCCCAGGCGGCCGAACTCGCCCTCGCGCTCGCCCCACAGGTGCGCGACCCGGCGCTGGTCGCCCGGATGCACCGCCAGGTGGCCCGGACGATGCTCGCCGAGGGACGGTACGCGGAGGCCGACGCCTCGCTGGCGAAGGCCGCCGAGCTGTACCGGCAGCTGCAGATCCGAACCGAACTGGCCAACTGCCACTGGATGCGCGGGTATCTGTACGCCCAGCAGAACGAACTCGCCCTCGCCGAAGCCGAGTTGAGGGAGGCGCAGACCATGCTGTCCGCCAAGCGCGCCGCGCTCTACAGCAGCCAGGTCACGGTTGAGCTGGCCGACGTACTGCACCGGCGCGGCAAGTCGGACGAGGCGGCGGCGCTGCTGCACGACGTACTGGGGGATCTGTCGTCGGAGCGCGGCGCCGTCCACTCGGCCGCCGCCCACCGGCTGCTCGGCATCATCGCCGAGGACGCCCGCGACACGGACCGGGCGGAGGAGCACTACGTACGCGCCCTCAGTGTCCTGGAACGCGCGGGCGCCGCCGGCGACCTCGCCGACCTGTGCCGGCTGCTCGGCGATCTGCTGCGCCGGACGGGCCGGGTGGAG
- a CDS encoding NCS1 family nucleobase:cation symporter-1 yields MTDTARDTEITGREGYSPRLYNEDLAPATERKWGAFSIFNVWTSDVHSLYGYFLAASLFLVAGNTFKFLIGIGVGSLVIYYLMTLIGKAGVRTGVPYPVLARASFGTFGANVPALVRAVVATFWYGAQTSAAAGAIVAFLIRYDGPKHLHETSRLFDHSGLEVICYLAVWAAQLLIISKGMETVRRFQDFAGPAVWLMMLVLAVALSVKAGTLSFSVDMPAKDLAALAKNATGLDVTPGSFAAIAAIAATWVTYFAALFLNFGDFARFAPDEKTLKKGNVWGLPVNLILFSLVAAMTTASASKVYGEVILEPAAISAKFDSAFLVLLAALTFAVATLGINVVANFVSPAFDFANVAPKHITFKRGGLIAAVIALLLYPLHPWDNAPSFVNAIGSTMGPIFGVVVVDYYLLRKAQLNVPDLYKEDGEFRFQGGWNIRAFAAAAVGAIFSSILPTYGPAGYGAALGPYSWFIGVLVAGTIYFGVSGGKSPLTAGSETPAAS; encoded by the coding sequence ATGACGGACACGGCCAGAGACACCGAGATCACGGGCAGGGAGGGGTACTCCCCCCGCCTGTACAACGAGGACCTAGCCCCGGCCACCGAGCGCAAGTGGGGCGCGTTCAGCATCTTCAACGTGTGGACCTCTGACGTACACAGTCTGTACGGCTACTTCCTCGCCGCCAGCCTGTTCCTGGTCGCCGGCAACACCTTCAAGTTCCTGATCGGCATCGGCGTCGGATCGCTGGTCATCTACTACCTGATGACGCTGATCGGCAAGGCGGGCGTGCGCACGGGCGTCCCGTACCCCGTCCTGGCCCGCGCCTCCTTCGGCACGTTCGGCGCGAACGTACCGGCGTTGGTCCGGGCGGTCGTCGCCACGTTCTGGTACGGCGCCCAGACCAGCGCGGCGGCGGGCGCGATCGTGGCCTTCCTGATCCGCTACGACGGACCGAAGCACCTGCACGAGACGAGCCGTCTGTTCGACCACAGCGGGCTGGAAGTCATCTGCTACCTCGCCGTCTGGGCGGCCCAACTGCTGATCATCAGCAAGGGCATGGAGACGGTCCGCCGGTTCCAGGACTTCGCCGGCCCGGCGGTCTGGCTGATGATGCTGGTGCTGGCGGTGGCCCTGTCGGTGAAGGCGGGCACGCTGTCCTTCTCCGTGGACATGCCGGCCAAGGACCTGGCCGCGCTGGCGAAGAACGCGACCGGCCTGGACGTGACGCCGGGTTCGTTCGCCGCGATAGCGGCCATCGCGGCGACCTGGGTGACGTACTTCGCCGCGCTGTTCCTGAACTTCGGTGACTTCGCCCGTTTCGCTCCGGACGAGAAGACCCTGAAGAAGGGCAACGTCTGGGGCCTGCCGGTCAACCTGATCCTGTTCTCGCTGGTGGCGGCGATGACAACGGCCTCCGCGAGCAAGGTGTACGGCGAGGTCATCCTCGAACCGGCGGCGATCTCGGCGAAGTTCGACAGCGCGTTCCTCGTGCTCCTCGCCGCCCTGACGTTCGCGGTCGCGACCCTGGGCATCAACGTCGTCGCCAACTTCGTCAGCCCGGCGTTCGACTTCGCCAACGTGGCCCCGAAGCACATCACCTTCAAGCGGGGCGGCCTGATCGCGGCGGTCATCGCTCTGCTTCTCTACCCCCTCCACCCCTGGGACAACGCCCCGAGCTTCGTCAACGCCATCGGCTCGACGATGGGCCCGATCTTCGGCGTGGTCGTCGTCGATTACTACCTCCTCCGCAAGGCCCAGCTGAACGTCCCCGACCTCTACAAGGAGGACGGCGAGTTCCGCTTCCAGGGCGGCTGGAACATCCGCGCCTTCGCGGCGGCGGCAGTCGGCGCGATCTTCTCCAGCATCCTCCCGACGTACGGGCCCGCGGGGTACGGGGCGGCCCTGGGGCCGTACTCATGGTTCATCGGGGTGCTGGTCGCCGGGACGATCTACTTCGGGGTGAGCGGAGGGAAGAGCCCGCTGACCGCGGGTTCCGAGACGCCCGCAGCCTCCTGA